In the genome of Gadus chalcogrammus isolate NIFS_2021 chromosome 21, NIFS_Gcha_1.0, whole genome shotgun sequence, one region contains:
- the mtif3 gene encoding translation initiation factor IF-3, mitochondrial: MSATHLRWALSLAARRAGPSWTASPRALPTCGEEKGFLRGPPTAPPGPGGHFSTEAGETPPAAVVPPPKKKKQDPNARTTINSVGRKIHLRLLQVMGVGGESLGNMHRSDAIRLMDEQGLKLVLVDDSADPPLYQLMSGKQIHEEQLKLREKQKAKPAAVQVKELTFSSDIASHDLSTKLKQVQSWLEKKNHVRITLRAKRTASKVALDQTLDDMVQQMPMTVGFVAKPKVIRDGRAMCILRPPSAKELAPQKEKSKPQPPPPTDATPQCSEPGTPPDSPAGPADASKYQA; the protein is encoded by the exons ATGTCTGCCACTCATCTTCGCTGGGCTTTGAGCCTTGCAGCAAGGCGAGCGGGCCCCAGCTGGACCGCCTCACCCAGGGCTCTTCCAACGTGCGGGGAGGAGAAGGGCTTCCTGCGtggcccccccaccgcccctccgGGCCCCGGGGGCCACTTCTCGACGGAGGCCGGAGAGACCCCCCCGGCCGCCGTCGTGCCCCctcccaagaagaagaagcaagACCCCAATGCGCGGACCACTATCAACAGCGTTGGCCGCAAGATCCACCTGCGGCTCCTGCAGGTGATGGGCGTGGGGGGGGAGAGCCTGGGCAACATGCACCGCAGCGACGCCATCCGCCTCATGGACGAGCAGGGCCTCAAGCTGGTGCTGGTGGACGACTCCGCCGACCCGCCCCTCTACCAACTGATGAGCGGGAAGCAGATCCACGAGGAGCAGCTGAAGCTGCGCGAGAAGCAGAAAGCCAAGCCCG CCGCTGTTCAGGTGAAGGAGCTCACCTTTTCCTCGGATATCGCCTCGCATGACCTTTCGACGAAGCTGAAACAAGTCCAGAGCTGGCTAGAAAAGAAGAACCACGTGCGAATCACACTGCGGGCCAAACGCACAGCATCCAAAGTCGCCCTG GACCAGACCCTGGACGACATGGTGCAGCAGATGCCGatgacggtgggcttcgttgccAAGCCCAAAGTCATCAGAGACGGCAGGGCCATGTGCATTCTCCGCCCGCCCTCCGCCAAGGAACTGGCGCCTCAGAAGGAGAAAAGCAAACCGCAACCACCGCCGCCAACAGACGCTACACCACAGTGCAGCGAGCCCGGAACGCCTCCCGATAGCCCTGCTGGCCCTGCTGATGCATCAAAGTACCAGGCATAA